A single Spiroplasma floricola 23-6 DNA region contains:
- a CDS encoding lipoprotein yields MKKLLSILSVFAITSSATVTVVACGTKTESKNENKPEEPKKDITKIVQDFEQEVSKIWSQHYEKEVAANLIGVESMEESNEFLNKYNIQKFSKPENKDKLTNENKKQLTNDVEKLFKVKLLEEKLNELKKVNKYKIILDEVDSVFENVELVFNDNFQIKSGEIVSGSYIGNVIVDYKVVTKYKGLADVEKFKQSGTLKYTSTESESFKKVGDVMYKNIAKDMFISKDTEKYVNLKWNNIKENKNDSDAYVGSNSQLKKYYNENNEFHEVLLKTINDKYFKQEFSSMEISYDKKSIYKTDDFAIQNKDYLVINNLNQSDNDIIGFDMRNAEQYKKFQKIIAQDEQESKSFLVDQFNYSNWSKIRSNYKIAQDTFLNNFLNKNEISEYQKTDNYKLAIAMGYIDFIGPSIKIGKEESSYNHQMPDFKLAISYSMNGITDQNYKSIIDFSLKLFNVYQNTYEINLKNIRYSATSVYFKKTKIWQEKEIKGANNLKINSALTDFKDIYYANLKESLDKKSLNNNMFKEKYIHFSIKNVDVNLVNNQVWINNRNNESFFRVNIDDESSSNFLKTPFQNFDYMTLNLFGIIKIKLKFDRSYIVNEWSIIF; encoded by the coding sequence ATGAAAAAATTATTAAGTATTTTGTCAGTATTTGCTATTACTTCATCAGCAACTGTAACAGTAGTTGCTTGTGGCACTAAAACAGAGTCGAAAAATGAAAATAAACCTGAAGAGCCTAAAAAAGATATTACTAAAATTGTTCAAGATTTTGAACAAGAAGTTAGCAAAATTTGATCACAACATTATGAAAAAGAAGTTGCAGCAAATTTAATTGGTGTTGAAAGTATGGAAGAAAGTAATGAATTTTTAAATAAATATAATATTCAAAAATTCTCTAAACCAGAAAATAAAGATAAGTTAACAAATGAAAATAAAAAACAATTAACAAATGATGTAGAAAAACTATTTAAAGTTAAGTTATTAGAAGAAAAGTTAAATGAACTTAAAAAAGTAAATAAATATAAAATAATTCTAGATGAAGTTGATTCAGTTTTTGAAAATGTTGAATTAGTTTTTAATGATAATTTTCAAATTAAATCAGGAGAAATAGTTTCTGGTAGTTACATAGGAAATGTAATCGTAGATTATAAAGTTGTTACAAAATATAAAGGACTTGCAGACGTTGAAAAATTTAAACAATCTGGAACATTAAAATATACTTCAACAGAAAGTGAATCATTTAAAAAAGTAGGAGATGTAATGTATAAAAATATTGCAAAAGATATGTTTATTTCAAAAGATACTGAAAAATATGTAAATTTAAAATGAAATAATATTAAGGAAAATAAAAATGATTCAGATGCATATGTTGGTTCAAATTCTCAATTAAAAAAATACTATAATGAAAATAATGAATTTCATGAAGTTTTATTAAAAACTATTAATGATAAATATTTTAAACAAGAGTTTTCTTCAATGGAAATTAGTTATGACAAAAAAAGTATTTATAAAACAGATGATTTTGCAATACAAAATAAAGACTACTTAGTTATCAATAATTTAAATCAAAGTGACAATGATATTATAGGTTTTGACATGAGAAATGCTGAACAGTACAAAAAATTTCAAAAAATAATTGCTCAAGATGAACAAGAAAGTAAAAGTTTCTTAGTAGATCAATTTAATTATTCAAATTGATCTAAAATTAGAAGTAATTATAAAATTGCTCAAGATACTTTTTTAAATAATTTTTTAAATAAAAATGAAATATCTGAATATCAAAAAACTGATAATTATAAACTTGCAATTGCAATGGGATATATTGATTTTATTGGACCAAGTATTAAAATTGGAAAGGAAGAGTCAAGTTATAATCATCAAATGCCTGACTTTAAATTAGCTATTTCTTATTCAATGAATGGTATAACTGATCAAAATTATAAATCTATTATAGATTTCTCATTAAAATTATTTAATGTTTATCAAAATACTTATGAAATTAATTTGAAAAATATACGTTATTCAGCTACTTCAGTTTATTTTAAAAAAACCAAAATATGACAGGAAAAAGAGATAAAAGGAGCCAATAACTTGAAAATAAATAGTGCTTTAACTGACTTTAAAGATATTTATTATGCTAATTTAAAAGAGTCTTTAGATAAAAAAAGTTTAAATAATAATATGTTTAAAGAAAAATATATACATTTTTCAATTAAAAATGTTGATGTAAATTTAGTTAATAATCAAGTTTGAATTAATAATAGAAATAATGAAAGTTTTTTTAGAGTTAATATAGATGATGAAAGTTCTTCAAATTTTCTAAAAACTCCATTTCAAAATTTTGATTATATGACATTAAATTTATTTGGAATTATTAAAATAAAACTAAAGTTTGATAGAAGTTATATTGTAAATGAATGAAGTATTATATTCTAA
- a CDS encoding lipoprotein, with protein sequence MKKLLSMLAVFGITSSATVTVVACGTKTENKNSENKPEQPKDDLNKIIKDFQNEATNIYINHIKNEVMQNLIGIQESEKKHLFIKKDKITAFSNKEKELTLKDKKDIEYDENLILNSTLLAQKLNELKKVNKYKVILDDIDSIFDGVEIIYNDNLKIKSGELSQGVYIGNFINEYKVNIKYKGKNSKEKFEIKDILKYTSTDSETFKLVGDNLVKNIEKDFLVSNEMRKYSNFEWNNIKENKQTYEGFGDFSDEIKKYINSNDEYKKNLIDFIKQKYFTSFQNLNLEFSNNNIYLDSRFKTNLFNVFENKTTKSFENYTSSEANSEKIFKAVYRNDPNSKTNIDSLKEIYFTKTNMEKWDKELLDLKNNYLKDIKMSQEQINTVQKTNEFNNASSIGNVKIKGINIIIGTGENKYNHELPDFNLSLTYNVSNNEADKINNLSEFTSKIQIKGLHDFYGIDSNFKYPEFNSNEDYLMSIGNKEIIRQIKENLKNINYPYNGYLDPLIWGILFYINSQDKINFFRNLKISSMANQDVYRTYLFGLNYSENLLDIENGKNGNARINNKIEFVLKDNDISFIPAKAGAKDKNPDSISLKIGYLAVNLKYEKLFKLLESQESKVFIKFI encoded by the coding sequence ATGAAAAAGTTATTAAGTATGTTGGCAGTATTTGGTATTACTTCATCAGCAACTGTTACAGTTGTTGCTTGTGGTACTAAAACAGAAAATAAAAACTCAGAAAATAAGCCTGAGCAACCAAAAGATGATTTAAATAAAATTATAAAAGACTTTCAAAATGAAGCAACAAATATTTATATAAATCATATTAAAAATGAAGTTATGCAAAATCTTATTGGAATACAAGAAAGTGAAAAAAAGCATTTATTTATTAAAAAAGATAAAATAACAGCTTTTTCAAATAAAGAAAAAGAATTAACTTTAAAAGATAAAAAAGATATTGAATATGATGAGAATTTAATTTTAAACTCTACTTTACTTGCTCAAAAATTAAATGAGTTAAAAAAGGTGAATAAATATAAAGTTATTTTAGATGATATTGATTCTATTTTTGATGGAGTAGAAATTATCTATAATGATAATCTTAAAATAAAATCAGGAGAATTATCTCAAGGAGTTTATATTGGAAACTTTATAAATGAATATAAAGTAAATATTAAATATAAGGGGAAAAACTCTAAAGAGAAATTTGAAATAAAAGATATATTAAAATATACTTCAACAGATAGTGAAACATTTAAACTAGTAGGAGATAATTTAGTAAAAAATATTGAAAAAGATTTTTTAGTTTCAAATGAAATGAGAAAATATTCTAATTTTGAATGAAATAACATAAAAGAAAATAAACAAACTTATGAAGGATTTGGTGACTTTTCTGATGAGATAAAAAAATACATAAATTCAAATGATGAGTATAAAAAAAATTTAATTGATTTTATTAAGCAAAAGTACTTTACAAGTTTTCAAAATCTAAATTTAGAGTTTAGCAATAACAATATTTACTTAGATTCAAGGTTTAAAACTAATTTATTTAATGTTTTTGAAAATAAAACTACTAAATCATTTGAAAACTATACAAGTTCAGAAGCTAACTCTGAGAAAATATTTAAAGCTGTTTATAGAAATGATCCAAATAGTAAAACAAATATAGATTCTTTAAAAGAAATATATTTTACAAAAACTAACATGGAAAAATGAGATAAGGAGTTATTAGATTTAAAAAATAATTATCTTAAAGATATAAAAATGTCTCAAGAACAAATTAATACAGTTCAAAAAACAAATGAGTTTAATAATGCAAGTTCAATTGGAAATGTTAAAATTAAAGGAATAAATATTATTATTGGAACTGGAGAAAATAAATATAATCATGAGTTACCTGATTTTAATTTATCTTTAACATATAATGTTTCTAATAATGAAGCAGATAAAATAAACAATTTAAGTGAATTTACATCAAAAATTCAAATAAAAGGGTTACATGATTTTTATGGAATTGATTCAAATTTCAAATATCCTGAATTTAATTCTAATGAGGATTATTTAATGAGTATTGGAAACAAAGAAATAATTCGACAAATAAAAGAAAATCTTAAAAATATTAATTATCCTTATAATGGATATTTGGATCCTTTAATTTGAGGTATTTTATTTTATATTAATTCACAAGATAAAATTAATTTTTTTAGAAATTTAAAAATTAGTTCAATGGCAAATCAAGATGTATATAGAACATATTTATTTGGCCTAAATTATTCAGAAAACTTATTAGATATTGAAAACGGAAAAAATGGAAATGCTCGCATAAATAATAAAATTGAATTTGTTTTAAAAGATAATGATATTTCTTTTATTCCTGCAAAAGCTGGAGCAAAAGATAAAAATCCTGATTCTATTAGTTTAAAAATAGGTTATTTAGCAGTTAATTTAAAGTATGAAAAACTATTTAAGCTATTAGAAAGTCAAGAGTCAAAAGTTTTTATTAAGTTTATTTAG
- a CDS encoding DDE-type integrase/transposase/recombinase yields MSLQGQNQKEIVQQLLINTKSNRTMICKILNINRTSTYKKNKTLMNFLDDTRIMNLVISEIERNNFLSAYSAKRWALYFKLNYIDPFRINHKKLERIFKKFNHIAYYIKKQSKHEIKRYNETIRKNYLKEAKEIGFENIWTSDITEFSVKTKKGYICTVQDNLTGEIIGKSKRIDNQKTDFVLEAVEMAYKNKKYLGSILLHSDNGNQYTSLDYISLCNDLQIIRSYSKPGTPHHNGKHESFHGRLKDETIRTCHIENINQCMEIAWAWLDFYNNDRIRMNKKW; encoded by the coding sequence ATGAGCCTCCAAGGCCAAAACCAAAAAGAAATAGTTCAACAATTATTGATAAATACCAAGAGCAATAGAACAATGATTTGTAAAATTTTAAATATTAATAGAACATCAACATATAAAAAAAATAAAACTTTAATGAATTTCCTGGATGATACAAGAATTATGAATTTAGTTATTTCAGAAATTGAAAGGAATAATTTCCTTAGTGCTTATAGTGCTAAAAGATGAGCCCTATATTTTAAATTAAATTATATTGACCCTTTCAGAATTAATCATAAAAAATTAGAACGTATATTTAAAAAATTTAATCATATTGCATATTACATTAAGAAACAATCTAAACATGAGATTAAAAGATATAACGAAACTATTAGAAAGAATTATTTAAAAGAAGCAAAAGAAATTGGTTTTGAAAATATTTGAACTAGTGATATAACTGAATTTTCAGTTAAAACAAAAAAAGGTTATATTTGCACAGTTCAAGATAATTTAACTGGAGAAATAATAGGAAAATCTAAAAGAATTGATAATCAAAAAACAGATTTTGTTCTTGAAGCTGTAGAAATGGCATATAAAAATAAAAAATATTTAGGTTCAATATTATTACATTCAGATAATGGAAATCAATATACCTCTCTGGATTACATAAGTTTATGTAATGATTTACAAATTATTAGAAGCTATTCAAAACCAGGAACACCTCATCATAATGGTAAACATGAAAGTTTTCATGGTCGTTTAAAAGATGAAACTATAAGAACATGTCATATTGAAAACATTAATCAATGTATGGAAATAGCATGAGCATGATTGGACTTTTATAATAATGATAGAATTAGAATGAATAAAAAATGATAA
- a CDS encoding lipoprotein, translated as MKKLLSVLATVGVISSSVTGVVACGAKKETPKVEKPEEPKQDIAQVVQKFEQDVTKIYSEHIKIEVLQNLIGLQETEKNYSFIKKDNILKFSNKETEITAKNKNEINSDESKILKLDLLAEKLNELKKVNEYKVILDSVDSVYNNFQVIFDNNFKIRSGVINQDAYIGNFINDYKITVNYKGINDIEKYEIKDTFKYTSTESQAFKLSSDNLIKNVEKDILFSNEMKEFSNIEWQQVKKDNDQLYMGYSDLITRSEYGDNFYNKSENKLKIINFIKENYFKNFENLKMDFTKDKSLITDSSSEISLAMLFEKKDVNKFTTFNDNSSSEKIFKTIFRTNAESSESKKTLKDLYFNDKNMTQWNTEFLSLKDEYIKNRKFTKEQLETINKSSAYINADLISQANVKNLSILIGSGENEYKHELPNFNFLFTYNVTSNLSQKVDLINDYTLKELIGNFHKVYGIDTEYKYPDFNSDEDYLMNIGNKEIIESIKKGVYKSFDNGNVSHMFHRFVNDQIENSKAKKIFELSKLWNTIGSISYNYYIFDNSIDNLFNYKYSSNNGIKNNKLDYKLENDGLNLNPAVSGEKNRESDSITFKLGYLAVNFKYEKLFKLKDGQKTKIFVKFI; from the coding sequence ATGAAAAAATTGTTAAGTGTATTAGCAACTGTTGGAGTTATATCCTCATCAGTTACTGGCGTAGTTGCATGTGGAGCAAAAAAAGAAACTCCTAAAGTTGAAAAACCAGAAGAACCAAAACAAGATATTGCTCAAGTAGTTCAAAAATTTGAACAAGATGTAACAAAAATTTATAGTGAGCACATTAAAATTGAAGTTTTACAAAATCTTATTGGTTTACAAGAAACTGAGAAAAACTATTCTTTTATTAAAAAAGACAATATTTTAAAATTTTCTAATAAAGAAACTGAAATAACTGCAAAAAATAAAAATGAAATCAATAGTGATGAAAGTAAAATTTTAAAACTAGATTTATTGGCAGAAAAACTGAATGAATTAAAAAAAGTTAATGAATATAAAGTTATTTTAGATTCTGTTGATTCTGTTTATAATAATTTTCAAGTTATATTTGATAATAATTTTAAAATAAGATCTGGAGTAATAAATCAAGATGCTTATATTGGAAATTTTATTAATGATTACAAAATAACTGTTAATTATAAAGGCATTAATGATATAGAAAAATACGAGATTAAAGATACATTTAAATATACTTCCACTGAAAGTCAAGCTTTTAAATTATCTTCAGATAATTTAATTAAAAATGTTGAAAAAGATATTTTATTTTCAAATGAAATGAAAGAATTTTCAAATATAGAGTGACAACAAGTTAAAAAAGATAATGATCAATTATATATGGGATATTCAGATTTAATTACTAGATCAGAGTATGGAGATAACTTTTATAATAAAAGTGAAAATAAACTTAAAATAATTAATTTTATTAAAGAAAATTACTTTAAAAATTTTGAAAATCTAAAAATGGACTTTACTAAAGATAAAAGTTTAATTACTGATTCATCAAGTGAAATATCTTTAGCTATGTTATTTGAAAAAAAAGATGTAAATAAATTTACTACTTTTAATGATAATTCAAGTTCAGAAAAAATATTTAAGACTATTTTTAGAACAAATGCAGAAAGTAGCGAAAGTAAAAAAACACTAAAAGATTTATATTTTAATGATAAAAATATGACACAATGAAATACAGAGTTTTTATCTCTTAAAGATGAATACATAAAAAATAGAAAATTCACAAAAGAACAATTAGAAACAATTAATAAATCTAGTGCTTATATTAATGCAGACTTAATTAGCCAGGCTAATGTTAAAAATCTTTCAATTTTAATAGGTAGTGGAGAAAATGAATATAAACATGAGTTACCAAATTTTAATTTCTTATTTACATATAATGTTACATCAAACTTATCACAAAAAGTTGATTTAATTAACGATTATACTTTAAAAGAATTAATTGGTAATTTTCACAAAGTTTATGGTATTGATACAGAATATAAATATCCAGATTTTAATTCTGATGAGGATTACTTAATGAATATAGGTAATAAAGAAATAATAGAAAGTATAAAAAAAGGCGTGTATAAAAGTTTTGACAATGGAAATGTCTCACATATGTTCCATCGTTTTGTAAATGATCAAATAGAGAATTCAAAAGCTAAAAAAATATTTGAGTTATCTAAATTATGAAATACAATAGGAAGTATTTCTTATAATTATTATATATTTGATAACTCTATTGATAATTTGTTTAATTATAAATATTCATCTAATAATGGAATAAAAAATAATAAACTAGATTATAAATTAGAAAATGATGGATTAAACTTAAATCCAGCTGTTAGTGGAGAAAAAAATAGAGAGTCAGATTCTATTACATTTAAACTAGGATATTTAGCAGTTAACTTTAAGTATGAAAAATTATTTAAATTAAAAGATGGGCAAAAAACAAAAATATTTGTTAAATTTATTTAA
- a CDS encoding lipoprotein, producing the protein MKKLLSVLATIGVVSSSATSAVACGTKPENKPENKPEEPKKDITQIVQDFEQDVIKIWTEHYEKQVVSNLIGVESMEVQNEFLNKFNIQKFSKPEWKDKLTSQNKQQLTNDVEKLFKVKLLEEKLNDFKKINKYKIILDEVESVFEHVELVFNDNFQINSGEIVSGTYIGNVIVDYKIVTQYKGVSDIEKFKQSGTLKYTSTESESFKKVGDEMNKNIAKDMFISEETQKYVNLKWSDIKGYKDDSDAYATSNSQLKKYYNEKNDFHEALLETINNKYFKKQFPTMKIKYDKKSIYKTEDFAQSNKNYLIINNLYKSDDDIVTFDLSKLEEKNKVDKIFLADENELNNFLLNDQFTALKWSKVRNSYKNIQDSFLDSFLTKSEISEYQKTNSYKLAIAIGNVEFVGPSIKIGTGEESYAHQLPDFKLAISYSMNGINDENYKTLADFSLKLFNVYKNIYDPIKKRPDYFYFNMNFNPNYIQKRVWTIVNKKDEFSLTGTKINQRLVDFSQFYFKNKKSNLNLININENTFKEKDIYFSINFYNENIINPKISINNTGLNWSFIRLTDTVNIKVFDNLNSMTLNLFGILKLKVKFDKNYSANDDFFWLF; encoded by the coding sequence ATGAAAAAATTATTAAGTGTATTGGCAACAATTGGAGTTGTTTCATCATCTGCTACTAGTGCAGTTGCATGTGGTACAAAACCAGAAAATAAACCAGAAAATAAACCAGAAGAACCTAAAAAAGATATTACTCAAATTGTTCAAGATTTTGAACAAGATGTAATAAAAATATGAACAGAACATTATGAAAAACAAGTTGTTAGCAATTTGATTGGTGTTGAAAGTATGGAAGTGCAAAATGAATTTTTAAATAAGTTTAATATTCAAAAGTTCTCTAAACCAGAGTGAAAAGATAAATTAACAAGTCAAAATAAGCAACAACTAACAAATGATGTAGAGAAATTATTTAAAGTAAAATTATTAGAAGAAAAATTAAATGATTTTAAAAAAATAAATAAATATAAAATAATTCTTGATGAAGTTGAATCAGTTTTTGAACATGTTGAATTAGTTTTTAATGATAATTTTCAAATTAATTCAGGAGAGATAGTTTCAGGTACCTATATAGGAAATGTGATAGTTGACTATAAAATTGTAACTCAATATAAAGGAGTTAGTGATATTGAAAAATTTAAACAATCTGGAACATTAAAATATACTTCAACTGAAAGTGAGTCTTTTAAAAAAGTTGGAGATGAAATGAATAAAAATATTGCCAAAGATATGTTTATTTCCGAAGAAACACAAAAATATGTGAATTTAAAATGAAGTGATATTAAGGGATATAAAGATGATTCAGATGCATATGCTACTTCAAATTCTCAATTAAAAAAATACTATAATGAAAAGAATGATTTTCATGAGGCTTTATTAGAAACTATTAATAATAAGTATTTTAAAAAACAGTTTCCAACAATGAAAATAAAATATGATAAAAAAAGTATTTATAAAACAGAGGATTTTGCTCAATCAAATAAAAATTACTTAATTATTAACAATTTATATAAAAGTGATGATGATATTGTAACTTTCGATTTATCTAAGTTAGAAGAAAAAAATAAAGTAGATAAAATATTTTTAGCAGATGAAAATGAGTTAAATAACTTTTTATTAAATGATCAATTTACTGCTTTGAAATGATCTAAAGTTCGAAATAGTTATAAAAATATACAAGATAGTTTTTTAGATAGTTTCTTAACTAAAAGTGAAATATCTGAGTATCAAAAAACTAACAGTTATAAACTTGCAATAGCAATAGGAAATGTTGAATTTGTGGGACCAAGTATAAAAATAGGGACAGGTGAAGAAAGTTACGCTCATCAATTGCCTGATTTTAAATTGGCAATTTCTTATTCAATGAATGGTATAAATGATGAAAATTATAAAACTCTTGCTGATTTTTCTTTAAAATTATTTAATGTTTATAAAAATATATATGATCCAATTAAAAAAAGACCTGATTATTTTTATTTTAATATGAATTTTAATCCAAATTATATTCAAAAACGTGTTTGAACTATTGTTAACAAAAAAGATGAATTTTCTTTAACTGGAACTAAAATTAATCAAAGATTAGTTGATTTTAGTCAATTTTATTTTAAAAATAAAAAGTCAAACTTGAATCTAATTAATATAAATGAAAACACATTTAAAGAAAAGGATATATATTTCTCAATTAACTTTTATAATGAGAATATAATTAATCCTAAAATATCAATTAATAATACTGGCTTAAACTGGAGTTTTATTAGATTAACTGATACTGTAAATATCAAAGTATTTGACAATTTAAATTCTATGACATTAAACTTGTTTGGAATATTGAAACTAAAAGTGAAATTTGATAAGAATTATTCAGCAAATGATGATTTTTTCTGATTA
- a CDS encoding lipoprotein codes for MKKLLSMLAVFGITSSATVTVVACGTKSENKNPENKPEQPKEDLNKIIKDFKDEATNIYIDHIKNEVMQNLIGIQESEKKHLFIKKDKITAFSNKEKELTLKDKKDIEYDENLILNSTLLAQKLNELKKVNKYKVILDDIDFIFDGVEIIYNDNLKIKSGELSQGVYIGNFINEYKVNIKYKGKNSIEKFEIKDILKYTSTDDATFKLVGDNLVKNTEKDFLVSNEMRKYSNFEWNNIKGNKQTYEGFGDFSDEIKKYINSNDEYKKNLIDFIKQKYFTSFQNLNLEFSNSNIYLDSKFKTNLLNVFENKSSNSFENYISSEASSEKIFKAIFRNDPNSKINIDSLKELYFTKTNIQKWNKELLDLKNNYLKDIKMSQDQITTVQKTNEFNNASSIGNVKIKGVNIIIGTGENKYNHELPDFNLSITYNASNNDSQMIDYLSEFTSKEIIKEFHNFYGIDSNFKYPEFNSNEDYLMNIGDKNLISNMKKYYKNNPGDLGEGYLATVFWTIIYANTSQIHSILLKNIKTSTLSDKPVYESFFININDSNNLFDYASSRVWGNRNNKITASLNDDIFVFTSAKGGAKDKNPDSITFKLGYLAVNFKYEKLFKLSENQDSKAFVKFKY; via the coding sequence ATGAAAAAGTTATTAAGTATGTTGGCAGTATTTGGTATTACTTCATCAGCAACTGTGACAGTGGTTGCATGTGGTACAAAATCAGAAAATAAAAACCCTGAAAATAAACCTGAGCAACCAAAAGAAGATTTAAATAAAATTATAAAAGACTTTAAAGATGAAGCAACAAATATTTATATAGATCATATTAAAAATGAGGTTATGCAAAATTTGATTGGAATACAAGAAAGTGAAAAAAAACATTTATTTATTAAAAAAGATAAAATAACAGCTTTTTCAAATAAAGAAAAAGAGTTAACTTTAAAAGATAAAAAAGATATTGAATATGATGAGAACTTAATTTTAAATTCTACTTTGCTTGCACAAAAATTAAATGAATTAAAAAAGGTGAATAAATATAAAGTTATTTTAGATGATATTGATTTTATTTTTGATGGAGTAGAAATTATCTATAATGATAATCTTAAAATAAAATCAGGAGAATTATCTCAAGGAGTTTATATTGGAAATTTTATAAATGAGTATAAAGTAAATATTAAATATAAGGGAAAAAACTCTATAGAAAAATTTGAAATAAAAGATATATTAAAATATACTTCAACAGATGATGCAACATTTAAACTAGTAGGAGATAATTTAGTAAAAAATACTGAAAAAGATTTTTTAGTTTCAAATGAAATGAGAAAATATTCTAATTTTGAATGAAACAACATAAAAGGAAATAAACAAACTTATGAAGGTTTTGGGGATTTTTCTGATGAAATAAAAAAATATATAAATTCAAATGATGAGTATAAAAAAAATTTAATTGATTTTATTAAGCAAAAGTACTTTACAAGTTTTCAAAATCTAAATTTAGAGTTTAGCAATAGCAATATTTACTTAGATTCAAAGTTTAAAACCAATTTACTTAATGTTTTTGAAAATAAAAGTTCTAACTCATTTGAAAATTATATAAGTTCAGAAGCTAGTTCTGAAAAAATATTTAAAGCTATTTTTAGAAATGATCCAAATAGTAAAATAAATATAGATTCTTTAAAAGAATTATATTTTACAAAAACAAATATTCAAAAGTGAAATAAGGAGTTATTAGATTTAAAAAATAATTATCTTAAAGATATAAAAATGTCTCAAGATCAAATTACTACAGTTCAAAAAACAAATGAGTTTAATAATGCAAGTTCAATTGGAAATGTCAAAATTAAAGGAGTAAATATTATTATTGGAACTGGAGAAAATAAATATAATCATGAGTTACCTGATTTTAATTTATCAATAACTTACAATGCTTCAAATAATGATTCACAAATGATTGATTATTTAAGCGAGTTTACATCTAAAGAAATAATAAAAGAGTTTCATAATTTTTATGGAATTGATTCAAATTTTAAATATCCTGAATTTAATTCTAATGAAGATTATTTAATGAATATTGGAGATAAAAACTTAATTTCTAATATGAAAAAATATTACAAAAATAATCCAGGTGATTTGGGAGAAGGTTATTTAGCAACAGTATTTTGAACGATTATATATGCAAATACTTCACAAATACATAGTATTCTTTTAAAGAATATAAAAACTTCAACTTTATCTGATAAACCAGTTTATGAATCATTTTTTATCAATATTAATGACTCTAATAATTTATTTGATTATGCCTCAAGTAGAGTTTGAGGAAATAGAAATAATAAAATAACAGCTTCATTAAATGATGATATATTTGTATTTACATCAGCAAAGGGTGGAGCAAAAGATAAAAATCCTGATTCAATTACATTTAAATTGGGTTATTTAGCAGTTAATTTTAAATACGAAAAATTATTTAAATTATCTGAAAATCAAGATTCAAAAGCATTTGTTAAGTTTAAATACTAA
- a CDS encoding NYN domain-containing protein: MEIKNKNIALFIDFDNFNNEQHFKILIEELEQMGNILYKGAFYSDTKDKEVKEKATNYGITDFIVEPSYSKGKNTVDIRMALDVQDMLFYKEYIDCFCLATNDLDFAPILKRLKLKNKTVIGAGLSGTNQLYKKICDRFISVDTIEQAIGNENNKKSQTVKNKSNSINLNDKKVKELIELVNNIMDNNDKDDQGYIQFSVVIENLYKKLPDFNPKNYGASNNKTSIFFKDILKEVYSMKIESKTYFIKLK, encoded by the coding sequence ATGGAAATAAAAAATAAAAATATTGCACTTTTTATTGATTTTGATAATTTTAATAATGAGCAACATTTTAAAATTTTAATTGAAGAATTAGAACAAATGGGAAATATATTATATAAAGGAGCTTTTTACAGTGATACAAAAGATAAAGAAGTAAAAGAAAAAGCTACAAATTATGGTATAACTGATTTTATTGTTGAACCTTCTTATTCTAAAGGTAAAAATACTGTTGATATAAGAATGGCATTAGATGTTCAAGACATGTTATTTTATAAAGAATATATTGATTGCTTTTGTTTAGCAACAAATGATTTAGATTTTGCTCCAATATTGAAACGATTAAAGCTGAAAAATAAAACTGTAATAGGAGCAGGTTTATCAGGTACAAATCAATTATACAAAAAAATTTGTGATAGATTTATAAGTGTAGATACAATTGAACAAGCAATTGGCAATGAAAATAACAAAAAATCACAAACTGTTAAAAATAAATCAAACTCTATTAATTTAAATGATAAAAAAGTTAAAGAATTAATAGAATTAGTAAATAATATAATGGATAATAATGATAAAGATGATCAAGGTTATATACAGTTTTCTGTAGTAATAGAAAATCTTTATAAAAAATTACCAGATTTTAATCCAAAAAACTATGGAGCTTCTAATAACAAAACAAGTATCTTTTTTAAAGATATTTTAAAAGAAGTATATTCAATGAAAATTGAATCAAAAACATATTTTATTAAATTAAAATAA